Genomic segment of Kiritimatiellaceae bacterium:
AGATGCCGCGTCAGCTTCCGTTCCAGCGGCCGCCAAACCGGAGGTCAAATAATTATGGGCACTCGCACAATCATTCCTTTTGGTCCGCAGCACCCGGTGCTTCCGGAGCCGATTCATATCGACCTGATCGTCGAGGACGAAAAAGTCGTCGAGGCCGTTCCTTCGATCGGGTTCATTCACCGCGGACTGGAAAAGCTGGTCGAGAAGAAGGACTACATCGAGTACGTCTATGTCGCCGAGCGCATCTGCGGCATTTGCAGTTTCATCCACGGCCAGACCTACTGTCAGGGCATCGAAGAAATCATGAAGATTGAAGTTCCGACCCGTGCCAAATATCTGCGCACGATCTGGGGTGAGCTTTCCCGCATTCACAGTCATCTGCTGTGGGCCGGTCTGATGGCCGACGCGTTCGGTTTCGAATCGCTGTTCATGCACACATGGCGGGTTCGCGAACAGGTTCTCGACCTGATCGAAGCAACCACCGGCGGACGCGTCATCTTCGGTTCCTGCAAAGTCGGCGGCGCCCGCCGCGATATTCCGGCGGAACAAATGGCTTGGCTGTTGGCCCAGTTGGAAACAATTGAGAAGGAGATGCAGCTGATTGTCGATGTCTTCATGAACGACAATTCGGTCAAACACCGCCTTTGCGGTGTCGGCGTGATCTCCAAAGCCGATGCGATTATGCTGGGCGCGGTCGGCCCGACCCTGCGCGGAAGCGGCGTGGCCGATGATATGCGTCTGCTGAAGTACGCCGCGTTCGGCGAGCTGGACTTCCAGCCGATCTCGAAAACGGACGGCGATTCCTATAGCCGTTGCGCGGTGCGTTGCGCCGAGTTGTTCCAGTCGGTTGACCTGATCCGTCAGGCGGCGGCGAAAATGCCTGCGGGTGAAATTGCCGTCAAAGTGACCGGCAATCCGGACGGTGAATTTTTCTCGCGTGTCGAACAGCCCCGCGGCGAAGTGGTTTATTACATCAAGGGCAACGGCACCAAGAATCTGACCCGCTTCCGCGCCCGTACGCCGACCTTTGCCAACGTTCCGCCGCTGGTCAAAATGCTGGCGGGCTGCGAACTGGCCGACGTTCCGGTTCTTGTCCTGACGATTGACCCTTGCATCAGCTGCACAGAGAGGTAACACCATGGCATTTTTCCAAATGAAAAAAATGATTCTGGCGTGGACGTTCCGTACGCCGGTCACGACGAAATATCCGTTTGAACCCCGGAAAATTTGTCCCGGTTCGCGCGGACGTCTCGACATCAAAATCTCTGACTGCATCTTCTGCACGTTATGCGCCAAGCGCTGCCCGACCCAGGCGCTGGATGTTGACCGGGAAAATAAAAAGTGGCACATCGACCGTCTGCGTTGCATTTCCTGCGGCTATTGCGTCGAAGTCTGCCCGAAAAAGTGTCTGACGCTGACCGGCGATCACGGCATTCCGACGGTGACGAAGGACGTGGAGACATTTTGATATGCACGAAGACCACCTAATTGACGGCGTGATCGAAGACGTGAAGCGGCGGATGAAAGCCGTAGGGGCGTCGAAGGTGAGTCGTATCGTTCTCGAATTGAGTCCCGATTCCCATATGGACGAAATATCGGTGGAGATGCATCTCGAATCGCATCTGGCCGAAGAACCGGC
This window contains:
- a CDS encoding NADH-quinone oxidoreductase subunit D codes for the protein MGTRTIIPFGPQHPVLPEPIHIDLIVEDEKVVEAVPSIGFIHRGLEKLVEKKDYIEYVYVAERICGICSFIHGQTYCQGIEEIMKIEVPTRAKYLRTIWGELSRIHSHLLWAGLMADAFGFESLFMHTWRVREQVLDLIEATTGGRVIFGSCKVGGARRDIPAEQMAWLLAQLETIEKEMQLIVDVFMNDNSVKHRLCGVGVISKADAIMLGAVGPTLRGSGVADDMRLLKYAAFGELDFQPISKTDGDSYSRCAVRCAELFQSVDLIRQAAAKMPAGEIAVKVTGNPDGEFFSRVEQPRGEVVYYIKGNGTKNLTRFRARTPTFANVPPLVKMLAGCELADVPVLVLTIDPCISCTER
- a CDS encoding 4Fe-4S dicluster domain-containing protein → MKKMILAWTFRTPVTTKYPFEPRKICPGSRGRLDIKISDCIFCTLCAKRCPTQALDVDRENKKWHIDRLRCISCGYCVEVCPKKCLTLTGDHGIPTVTKDVETF